A region of Procambarus clarkii isolate CNS0578487 chromosome 22, FALCON_Pclarkii_2.0, whole genome shotgun sequence DNA encodes the following proteins:
- the LOC123759087 gene encoding uncharacterized protein isoform X2, with amino-acid sequence MSTQVTVHRMVTTTTTSAFLINVGYLKTFPGILKIFQIILGCVAVGIIGHYIHWSQRSDSLVPELFFLLIATACLITTSLLLFSCICSIATASIIPKTLFETMYHIVASLLYFASALYLLIYLTNKTYRDSHYVAKTAASVVLLHGTLSYLLVCSSINLLREVVSRNEGYKIYEKGYSSKIFSGALGLVNCALYILSSIYSVRTFRRG; translated from the exons ATGTCGACCCAGGTTACAGTTCATAggatggtgaccaccaccaccacttcagcTTTCCTCATTAATGTTGGATACCTCAAGACATTCCCAGGCATTCTTAAAATATTCCAGATT ATCCTGGGATGTGTAGCAGTTGGCATAATTGGACACTATATCCACTGGTCTCAAAGATCAGACAGTCTTGTGCCAGAGCTCTTTTTCCTGCTGATAGCAACAGCATGcctcatcaccacctctctcctcctcttctcctGCATATGTTCCATTGCTACCGCCTCCATCATCCCCAAGACCCTTTTT GAGACGATGTATCACATAGTGGCATCATTGCTTTACTTCGCCAGTGCCCTTTACCTCCTCATTTACCTGACCAACAAAACTTACCGGGACAGCCACTATGTAGCTAAGACGGCTGCCAGT GTTGTCCTGttacatggtacactgtcctaccTTCTAGTGTGTTCTTCTATTAACCTACTGAGGGAAGTGGTGTCCAGGAACGAAGGATATAAAATATACGAGAAAGGCTACAGCTCTAAAATATTTTCAGGG GCTCTGGGACTGGTGAACTGTGCTCTCTATATCCTCTCCAGCATCTACTCTGTCAGGACCTTCCGCCGAGGTTAA
- the LOC123759087 gene encoding uncharacterized protein isoform X1: MSTQVTVHRMVTTTTTSAFLINVGYLKTFPGILKIFQIILGCVAVGIIGHYIHWSQRSDSLVPELFFLLIATACLITTSLLLFSCICSIATASIIPKTLFVVLLHGTLSYLLVCSSINLLREVVSRNEGYKIYEKGYSSKIFSGALGLVNCALYILSSIYSVRTFRRG, from the exons ATGTCGACCCAGGTTACAGTTCATAggatggtgaccaccaccaccacttcagcTTTCCTCATTAATGTTGGATACCTCAAGACATTCCCAGGCATTCTTAAAATATTCCAGATT ATCCTGGGATGTGTAGCAGTTGGCATAATTGGACACTATATCCACTGGTCTCAAAGATCAGACAGTCTTGTGCCAGAGCTCTTTTTCCTGCTGATAGCAACAGCATGcctcatcaccacctctctcctcctcttctcctGCATATGTTCCATTGCTACCGCCTCCATCATCCCCAAGACCCTTTTT GTTGTCCTGttacatggtacactgtcctaccTTCTAGTGTGTTCTTCTATTAACCTACTGAGGGAAGTGGTGTCCAGGAACGAAGGATATAAAATATACGAGAAAGGCTACAGCTCTAAAATATTTTCAGGG GCTCTGGGACTGGTGAACTGTGCTCTCTATATCCTCTCCAGCATCTACTCTGTCAGGACCTTCCGCCGAGGTTAA